In Onthophagus taurus isolate NC chromosome 6, IU_Otau_3.0, whole genome shotgun sequence, a genomic segment contains:
- the LOC111417202 gene encoding transcription factor HES-2-like, with protein MTAKSKRAPAEPRRANKPLMEKRRRARINQSLAALKALILDTAKQDNAKHSKLEKADILELTVRHFQRHRSLDQPGVHRYRAGYADCVKEVQRYLETPDAHTMTVVDAGVRQRLLRHLDNCISEVDTDIRTPSLPPPASSVEERLQPPDSSSSSLEEVNNNADSKFPPGKMVKNYDGNFVFVLPSHYLQLATALGINLRPPETTVPPIITVKEEKVELEDHPQHHLVMRPDLVVEPKCERPLDYSRNNDGCDNMWRPW; from the coding sequence ATGACCGCGAAGAGCAAGCGAGCGCCAGCGGAGCCCCGCAGAGCCAACAAGCCCCTCATGGAGAAGAGACGGCGCGCGCGCATCAACCAGAGCTTGGCCGCTCTCAAGGCCCTCATTCTCGATACTGCAAAACAAGACAACGCCAAACACtcaaaacttgaaaaagcGGACATCCTAGAGTTGACCGTTCGCCACTTCCAAAGACATCGAAGTCTCGATCAACCAGGAGTTCATCGTTACAGAGCCGGTTACGCAGATTGCGTGAAAGAAGTTCAAAGATACTTGGAAACTCCGGATGCTCACACGATGACCGTTGTGGATGCGGGTGTTCGCCAAAGGTTGCTGAGGCATTTAGATAATTGTATATCCGAAGTTGATACTGACATAAGAACACCTTCATTACCACCACCGGCTTCTTCAGTCGAAGAACGACTTCAACCTCCagattcttcttcttcctctcTAGAAGAAGTTAATAACAATGCTGATTCCAAATTTCCCCCAGGAAAAATGGTGAAAAACTACGACGGAAACTTCGTATTCGTACTTCCTTCACATTATCTTCAACTTGCGACTGCGTTGGGGATTAATCTTCGGCCTCCAGAAACAACGGTTCCACCTATAATTACTGTTAAAGAAGAGAAAGTTGAGCTTGAGGATCATCCTCAACACCATTTGGTAATGCGACCAGATTTGGTTGTGGAACCGAAATGCGAGAGGCCATTGGACTACAGCAGGAACAACGATGGGTGTGACAACATGTGGAGGCCGTGGTAA
- the LOC111417200 gene encoding large ribosomal subunit protein bL20m — MVFTTVVNLIRSRGPDEFWRKRKIFKLAAHFQGRKRNCYSIAIRYVHRALVYATKGRQLKKQDMANLWDTRIVAGCEQHGISYNNFREGLARSNILLNRKTLADLACWEPYTFKALTNVANAKCKEDELGEIKALRLPLDVITNKKGR; from the exons ATGGTATTTACTACCGTTGTAAATCTAATTAGAAGTCGAGGTCCAGATGAATTCTGGCGTAAAcgcaaaatctttaaattagcAGCC cATTTCCAAGGAAGAAAGCGTAATTGTTACAGCATAGCAATTAGATATGTACATCGAGCTTTAGTATACGCAACGAAAGGACGACAATTAAAGAAACAAGACATGGCAAAT CTTTGGGATACTAGAATTGTTGCGGGGTGTGAACAACACGGAATTAGTTATAACAATTTTAGAGAAGGATTAGCAAGAAGTAACAttcttttaaatagaaaaactttGGCTGATTTGGCATGTTGGGAACCGTACACTTTTAAAGCATTAACAAATGTAGCCAATGCTAAGTGTAAAGAAGATGAATTGGGAGAAATTAAAGCTTTAAGATTACCTTTAGATgttattacaaacaaaaagGGTAGATAA
- the LOC111417201 gene encoding 10 kDa heat shock protein, mitochondrial isoform X1, with the protein MLAELAGAAAKKFFPMMDRVLVKKFEAMTKTKGGIVIPEKATAKVLKATVVAVGQGSRNQQGEFVPLTVKVGDNVLLPEYGGTKVEIDENTEYHLYRESEILAKFES; encoded by the exons ATGTTAGCTGAACTg GCTGGTGCTGCGGCGAAAAAATTCTTCCCAATGATGGATAGGGTTCTCGTGAAAAAATTCGAAGCGATGACCAAAACTAAGGGAGGAATTGTTATTCCCGAAAAGGCGACTGCTAAAGTCTTGAAGGCTACCGTGGTTGCTGTGGGACAAGGTTCTCGGAATCAACAAGGCGAATTCGTTCCTTTGACAGTTAAAGTTGGAGACAACGTTTTGTTACCGGAGTATGGTGGTACCAAAGTCGAAATAGATGAGAATACCGAATATCATTTGTATAGGGAATCAGAAATTTTGGCTAAATTTGAATCGTAA
- the LOC111417201 gene encoding 10 kDa heat shock protein, mitochondrial isoform X2, with amino-acid sequence MAGAAAKKFFPMMDRVLVKKFEAMTKTKGGIVIPEKATAKVLKATVVAVGQGSRNQQGEFVPLTVKVGDNVLLPEYGGTKVEIDENTEYHLYRESEILAKFES; translated from the exons atg GCTGGTGCTGCGGCGAAAAAATTCTTCCCAATGATGGATAGGGTTCTCGTGAAAAAATTCGAAGCGATGACCAAAACTAAGGGAGGAATTGTTATTCCCGAAAAGGCGACTGCTAAAGTCTTGAAGGCTACCGTGGTTGCTGTGGGACAAGGTTCTCGGAATCAACAAGGCGAATTCGTTCCTTTGACAGTTAAAGTTGGAGACAACGTTTTGTTACCGGAGTATGGTGGTACCAAAGTCGAAATAGATGAGAATACCGAATATCATTTGTATAGGGAATCAGAAATTTTGGCTAAATTTGAATCGTAA
- the LOC111417197 gene encoding activated Cdc42 kinase-like isoform X3 has translation MEVLPEGISAPIKKGPGLYEFLVEAELQQYFNSFRNDLKITHPSQLKFTTETDLIELGMSKPEMRRLKKFYDKHFPNNYLSKIKKLIKTARNHDTTTHEFTHPLNSDNVPVSKAPRVPSKHIIPAANITVNKELGMGEFGVVQQGVWCNEGERIQVAIKCLARDRMQTNTIEFLKEAAIMHSIDHEHIVRLYGVVLDTVSLMLVTELAPLRSLLECLKEPSLRSSFPVLTLCDFAVQICHGMQYLEAKRLIHRDLAARNILVFSKNKVKISDFGLSRALGQGKDYYQTNFNVNLKLPIAWCAPECISYLRFTSASDVWAFAVTLWEMFSYGFQPWAALTGQQILEAIDEPNYQRLEQPDCCPLDHYQLMLDCWRHDASTRPRFADVATKLVDCRPEQVQAKVSSSDGPHLLPFRVGDVVTVLDKISHRPLWKGVTLSGKTGLFDPSNVVAYLGSDLPTSSFLRTDSTRTSARRKLKSEMISAPQGDLKHTGHVGLDGAYFGDLSFLGGAKSDYSGIPTQVVPPFRPHEDLEAAPLLDDHIALPPAPSSTIDHHEYHEISDDEAANSPPLDLGPSLLDEMQRVFGTLNHPPPPSPAEHESSNKNNELREILASSSSSKQPRKQATVKPISAHDQKTLETAIALAHEYSSRSMSAPMPTTPVSPNKRKFSFRFPSVTDHEKPVERRNFSEEAQSTPDLQHRLRCSLTSLDEYSIRLPLWDKASAEFCFARSRELLTKPFPSPKQPPQNFKLRDEYAHRQRSFEKKFQDMSLLNGPHHYYYRDRNITKSENMVRKTYNSDRFDSFLHDVRPPPPSPFNVRNGEICDDRQTTFHDYEKSYTPVEAYDNVFVYDNHTYVNEPVDSINRPRALSFSDSQETVPKKSSGRSIRDRNRRRQSYNPRAYCDSSSSDSADCASLGSVDHDWRRKRRLNRLSTSNSSIRSEMVTVSNRARVSRFLKPDCCSAKILGKSPPPSNSILSGLSPTSVSRVHPHKDDLCSSSDSSL, from the exons ATGGAAGTGCTTCCAG AGGGCATTAGCGCCCCTATTAAAAAGGGGCCCGGGCTTTACGAGTTTTTAGTCGAAGCCGAATTGCAACAGTACTTTAATAGTTTTAG GAATGATTTAAAGATTACGCACCCATCCCAATTAAAATTCACCACCGAAACTGATTTGATCGAACTCGGGATGTCTAAACCGGAGATGCGGCGACTAAAGAAATTTTACGACAAACATTTTcccaataattatttatcgaaaattaaaaaacttattaagaCCGCACGAAATCATGATACAACAACGCACGAATTTACACACCCGTTAAATAGCGACAATGTTCCTGTTTCTAAGGCCCCAAGGGTTCCCAGTAAACATATTATTCCCGCCGCTAATATTACAGTTAATAAGGAATTGGGAATGGGTGAATTTGGGGTTGTGCAACAAGGTGTTTGGTGTAATGAAGGGGAACGAATTcag GTTGCAATTAAATGTTTAGCAAGAGATCGAATGCAAACGAATAcaatagaatttttaaaagaagcGGCTATAATGCATTCGATTGATCACGAACATATCGTACGTTTGTATGGAGTCGTTTTAGACACAGTAAGCCTAATGTTAGTCACCGAGTTGGCACCTTTACGTTCTTTATTAGAATGCTTAAAAGAACCCAGTTTACGGTCGAGTTTTCCTGTACTTACACTATGTGATTTTGCCGTGCAAATATGCCACGGGATGCAGTATTTAGAAGCGAAACGATTAATACACCGAGATTTAGCGGCACGAAATATTTTAGTCTTTTcgaaaaataaagttaaaatttccGATTTTGGTTTGAGCAGAGCTTTGGGGCAAGGAAAAGATTACTATCAaaccaattttaatgttaatctCAAACTGCCGATCGCGTGGTGCGCCCCCGAATGTATTAGTTATTTAAGATTTACATCAGCGAGTGACGTTTGGGCGTTTGCTGTGACGCTGTGGGAAATGTTTTCGTATGGTTTTCAACCTTGGGCCGCTTTAACTGGGCAACAAATTTTAGAAGCGATTGATGAACCAAATTATCAAAGGTTAGAACAACCTGATTGTTGTCCATTGGATCATTACCAATTGATGTTGGATTGTTGGAGACATGATGCTTCTACTAGACCTAGATTTGCGGATGTTGCTACTAAATTAGTTGATTGTCGACCAGAACAAGTTCAAGCTAAAGTTTCTTCGTCTGATGGGCCTCATTTATTACCCTTCCGAGTTGGGGATGTTGTTACAGTCCTTGATAAAAT ATCACATAGACCATTATGGAAGGGTGTTACTCTTTCTGGAAAAACAGGACTTTTTGATCCAAGCAACGTTGTAGCTTACCTTGGAAGTGATTTACCTACTTCTTCGTTTCTTCGTACTGATTCAACCCGAACTTCCGCAaggagaaaattaaaaagcgAAATGATTAGCGCACCACAAGGTGATTTAAAACATACGGGTCATGTTGGTTTGGATGGGGCTTATTTCGGGGATTTAAGCTTTTTGGGAGGTGCTAAATCAGATTATAGCGGTATTCCAACTCAAGTTGTTCCACCGTTTCGTCCCCACGAAGATTTAGAAGCAGCCCCGTTATTAGACGACCACATTGCGTTACCCCCTGCTCCTTCATCAACAATCGATCATCATGAGTATCATGAAATAAGTGATGACGAAGCCGCAAATAGTCCTCCATTAGATTTAGGTCCTTCATTACTTGATGAAATGCAAAGAGTTTTTGGAACGTTAAATCATCCACCACCGCCGAGTCCTGCCGAACATGAATCGTCgaataaaaataacgaattaagGGAGATTTTGGCGTCATCGTCGTCGTCGAAACAACCCAGAAAACAAGCCACTGTTAAACCAATTAGTGCTCATGACCAAAAAACTTTAGAAACAGCAATAGCTTTGGCTCATGAATACAGTTCAAGGTCAATGAGTGCCCCTATGCCTACTACTCCTGTATCaccaaataaaagaaaatttagttttCGATTTCCGTCGGTTACGGATCATGAGAAACCAGTTGAGAGGAGAAATTTTTCAGAGGAAGCTCAATCTACACCGGATTTACAG CATAGACTACGGTGTTCTCTAACATCCTTGGACGAATACTCGATACGCTTACCCCTTTGGGACAAAGCATCTGCCGAATTTTGCTTTGCGAGATCCCGCGAACTTCTAACCAAGCCGTTCCCATCTCCTAAACAACCCCcacaaaattttaagttacgCGATGAATACGCGCATAGACAACGTTcgttcgaaaaaaaatttcaagatatGTCATTATTAAACGGTCCTCATCATTATTATTACCGCGATCGTAATATAACCAAATCTGAAAATATGGTTCGAAAAACCTATAATTCCGATCGTTTCGATTCGTTTCTTCACGATGTGCGTCCTCCACCCCCGTCTCCATTCAACGTTAGGAACGGAGAAATTTGCGATGATCGACAAACAACTTTTCATGATTACGAGAAATCTTATACCCCTGTAGAAGCGTATGATAACGTTTTCGTTTACGATAATCATACTTACGTTAACGAACCGGTAGATAGTATTAATAGGCCTAGAGCGTTGAGTTTTTCCGATTCTCAAGAAACGGTTCCGAAAAAATCCTCAGGACGAAGTATTCGCGATCGAAATCGTCGTCGTCAATCGTATAATCCGAGAGCTTATTGCGATTCTAGCTCTTCCGATTCAGCGGATTGTGCTAGTTTGGGGTCAGTCGATCATGATTGGAGACGGAAGAGACGGTTAAATCGGTTGTCCACGAGCAATTCGAGTATTCGATCGGAAATGGTAACGGTTAGTAATAGGGCGAGAGTTTCGAGGTTTTTAAAACCGGATTGTTGTTCTGCGAAGATATTGGGGAAATCGCCACCGCCAAGTAATAGTATTTTAAGCGGATTATCGCCGACTTCCGTATCTAGAGTTCATCCCCACAAAGATGACTTGTGTTCATCAAGTGATTCTagtctttaa